The following proteins are co-located in the Sphingorhabdus lutea genome:
- a CDS encoding efflux RND transporter periplasmic adaptor subunit, which produces MNFEANDMTQNNYESPFADEDVKRKRKMIIIIAIVLVSIIAAAFIAIKMQGGTSADEAEKPADGQGQQVTIITAQEANVDKIISATGTIAAKREIPIGVVGEGGLVARVYADAGDWVKQGQVLVSVDRAVQSQSLNALRAQSEISRADLQLAENELNRAKQLVDRGFISKADIDRKTAARNSAAARLRAAQAQIGELQARNARLDIRAPSSGYILERNVEVGQTISQGGAVIFRMAQGGEMEVEAMLGESDLSALGIGVPAQVTPVGTSEAFSGRIWQISPTINPQTRQGMARVALPFNTALRPGGFASVNIRAGTITAPILPESAIQNDKQGPFVYIVGAENKVERRNIKTGAVTANGLAVTSGLNGNEKIVLRAGGFLNPGEKVRPVALKSGK; this is translated from the coding sequence ATGAACTTTGAAGCGAACGACATGACCCAAAACAACTATGAATCTCCCTTTGCTGACGAAGATGTAAAACGTAAACGCAAAATGATAATTATCATTGCCATTGTGTTGGTAAGTATAATTGCCGCCGCCTTTATCGCCATAAAAATGCAAGGTGGAACGTCCGCAGATGAGGCGGAAAAGCCAGCCGATGGTCAAGGCCAGCAGGTAACAATTATCACCGCGCAAGAGGCGAATGTCGATAAAATCATCTCCGCCACGGGAACCATTGCGGCCAAAAGGGAAATTCCAATTGGCGTTGTGGGCGAAGGCGGATTGGTCGCGCGGGTTTATGCTGATGCAGGCGATTGGGTGAAACAGGGACAGGTTTTGGTCAGCGTGGACCGCGCCGTTCAATCCCAATCATTAAATGCCCTTCGTGCGCAATCGGAAATTTCGCGTGCCGACCTGCAATTGGCAGAAAATGAGTTAAACAGGGCCAAGCAATTGGTCGATCGCGGTTTTATTTCAAAAGCGGATATTGACCGCAAAACCGCCGCCCGCAATTCAGCAGCCGCGCGTCTTCGCGCTGCACAGGCCCAAATTGGCGAATTACAGGCCCGTAATGCACGTTTGGATATTCGCGCCCCTTCATCAGGATATATTCTGGAACGCAATGTCGAGGTCGGCCAAACGATTAGCCAAGGCGGCGCAGTAATTTTCCGCATGGCACAGGGCGGCGAGATGGAGGTTGAGGCAATGTTGGGCGAAAGCGATCTGTCCGCATTGGGCATTGGCGTGCCAGCTCAGGTCACTCCAGTGGGGACAAGCGAAGCATTTTCAGGCCGCATTTGGCAAATTTCGCCAACCATCAACCCGCAAACTCGCCAAGGGATGGCGCGGGTTGCTTTGCCATTTAACACTGCTTTGCGCCCCGGCGGCTTTGCATCGGTCAATATTCGCGCAGGGACAATTACCGCGCCTATATTGCCCGAATCGGCCATTCAAAATGATAAACAAGGGCCATTTGTTTATATTGTCGGCGCCGAAAATAAAGTGGAGCGCCGCAATATTAAAACCGGCGCGGTTACCGCAAATGGCCTTGCCGTGACGTCGGGTTTGAATGGAAATGAAAAAATTGTCCTTCGTGCAGGCGGATTTTTAAACCCAGGCGAAAAAGTGCGCCCCGTTGCGTTAAAATCTGGAAAATAA